The Desulfobulbus propionicus DSM 2032 DNA segment CGTTCAATACAAGGTCAGCGATCCGGTGAATTTTCTCTTCAAGGTCCGCGATGTGGCTCAGACGGTGCGGGACGCCTCGGAAACGGTCACCCGGCGCATTGTCGGCAACATGGATTTCGACTACGTCCTCGGGAACCGTGAAATCCTGGCGGCCAACGCCAAGCAGGAACTGCAGGCGCAAATGGACCGGCTGCAGTGCGGCATCAATGTCGTCACCGTGCAGTTGCTGGATATCAATCCGCCCGAGCAGGTCAAGCCGGCCTTCAACGAAGTCAACGAGGCGGATCAGGACATGAAACGGCTGGTCAATGAAGCCGAGGAAACCTACAACAAGGTTATCCCCAAGGCGCGCGGCAGCGCCAAGCAGATTGTCGAGGAAGCACGGGGCTACGCGGTGGAACGGACCAACCGGGCCAACGGCGAAACTCACCGATTCAAGGCGGTTGTCAAGGAATACGAAGGGGCGGAAAGTGTGACCCGTCAGCGGCTGTATCTGGAGGCCATGGAGGAAATTCTGCCCCAGGTGGAGCATATTTATGTCATGGACAGGAGCCAGCAGAGCATTTTGCCGCTCTTTGATGTGACCCGAAAGGCAAGCCCGGCACAACCGTCCGACACAGCCAGGTAGCCTCGTTTCTTGCGTGCATCGAATCGATAACTTCTGCCAAACGACACAAACTTATGGATAAAATTATTCGTCCTCTCGTTCTCATCCTGCTGATCGCTGCCGGCATCGCCGTCTGGGACGGCTTCTTCATCCTCCCGGAAGGTCAGCAGGCCGTCATCACTCAGTTCGGTGCCCCGGTTGGTGCACCCGTGACCAAGGCCGGCCTCAAGTTCAAGACTCCTTTCATCCAGGTTGTGCAATATTTCGACAAACGGATCCTGGTATGGGACGGTGACCCCAATCAAATTCCGACCAACGACAAGACCTTCATTTACATGGACAACACCGCCCGTTGGCGTATTTCCGATCCCCTGCGGTTTCTCCAGGCCGTGGGCAATGAAAGACGGGCGACCTCCCTGCTCAACGATATCCTGGCTGGCACGGTGCGCGACTTGGTCAACAAAAACGATCTGATCGAAATCATCCGCAGTTCCGACTGGTCGCCGGATTATATGGCCGCAACGGTGCAGTCGCGGGATATGGTGGTGCCGCCCAAGGTCGGTCGGGACAAGATCAGCCAGATGGTGTTGGATGCCGCTTCGAAAATCACTCCTCAATACGGTATTGAACTGCTGGATGTGATGTTTACCCGGGTCAACTATATCGAGTCGGTTCGCTTGAAGGTCTATGACCGGATGATCTCCGAGCGCAAACGAATCGCGGCGGAAAAACGCTCGACCGGCGAGGGCCGCAAGGCCGAGATCCTGGGACGGGTTGACCGGGAATTGCAGGAGATCACCTCAACCGCCAAGCGGGAGGCCACCGAGATTCGGGGTAAGGCCGATGCCGAGGCGGCCAAAATCTACGCCCAGGCATATTCGAGCAACCCCGAATTTTTCGCTTTCCAGAAAAGTCTGGAGAGCTATCGTTCCATCATCGGTAAGAACACCTCGCTGGTGCTCTCGGCCGATTCCGATCTGTTTCGCTATCTGGAGCGGCAACGAATGCCGAATTGATCGTGGGAATCATTTTTTTGGAGCGCGACCGTACAGCGGGCGGTTAATCAAAGACAATGCCGGGGCCTTCATCGGCAAAACTTGGTCGTTGCTCCCGTGAATAGGGAATCCGGCCACGGTCCTCAAGCAATATCTCGAACTGGCGCAATTCGGCTTCGGTGGTGATGGCATCGAGGCCGAGCTGTTCATAGCGGCAATCGCAATGGATCAGCTGGCCGCCGCACCAGGGGCAGAGCTCCACCGGGCAGCCCAGTTCGTGATATTCGCCGGCGGTGGTGTGGCAGGCTGGACAGATATCTTCATCGAGCTGCAGCGGTTCATAGATGGGCAGGGCTTCAGCGGTGGCCGCGCAGACCGCCTCGAAAGCGGCGGCGTCGTCGTATCCGAAAAAATCAAGAAGCTCACGGGCGAGAAATCCGTCATTCATGCTGCCTTGAAATTCAATACCCTCGCTGGAGACCAGGTACAGGTACCGTTGTTCGGCGGTAATGGCCGCCAAAAGAAAGATGCCCTGGTGGCGGTTGACCAGTCGTACCTCGCGGACCCACTCCTCCCGGGCTTCGGGCAGGTAACTATAGAATTCCAGCAGTAGGCTGAGGCCAATACGGTCCTCGCGGTAGATGTCGAGCAGATCCTCCGCCTCCGCCCGGTCAGCCTCGGGAACGGCGTAGTCCATGGCGATGAGGATGGCTTTTCGTTGTTGGTGCAGATCGTTGAGCATTGTCTGTTGGTGAGAGGGAAGTGGGGTTGGTGGATATCCGAAGACGACTCGCGTACGAGCCCGCGGACGGTTGAATTTCAGGGGTAAATACGATAAGGTGGCCACCACGGTCCGTGGGGGGAGGAGTAGCGGTTCGGGGTTTCCTTGAATTGTCCGCCAAGTCGGTATCGCTCCGTCCGCATTCTACTCAAACCGCACCGGCTATGCATCTTTTTTGCCGCTTTGCCGTTCTTGCCGAGGCCTGGACGCCCCGCAGTCACCACCTCTTCCCTGAGATCGACGACCACCCTGTGCAGGAGGAAAATTTTCATGTCTGAGAACAACAATGGCCGGACCGCGGAATTGATCATCGACGGCAATCGATTCGAGCTGCCTCTCATCGAGGGGGTTGAAGGCGACAAGGCCATCGACATCCGCGATTTGTTGCGCGACACTGGCTATACCGTCTTTGATACCGGCTACAAGAATTCGGCCTCGTGCAGTAGTACCATCACCTTTCTCGACGGCAAGAAGGGCATTCTCCGATATCGGGGCTATGCCATTGAGGACCTGGCGGAAAAGTGCCTGTTCATCGAGGTCGCCTACCTGCTGCTGCACAACAAATTGCCCAATCGCGAGGAGTTGGAAAGTTTTCGTACCCTTTTGGAACAGCATGCGCTGATCCATGAGGACATGATCCACTTCTTTGACAAATTTCCGCCCAACGCCTCGCCGATGTCGATTCTATCGGTCATGGTCAACAGTCTCCACAACTTTTATCCGGAGATGAGCGCCGATCCGCTGGAAAATATCGATATGACCGCCAGCCGGCTCATTTCCAAGATCCGAACCATCGCGGCCTTTTCCTACAAGAAATCCATCGGGCAGCCGCTGGTCTATCCAAGAAATGATCTTTCGTACTGCGGCAATTTCCTCAACATGATGTTCAATACGCCGGTCAGGCCGTATATCGTGCTGCCCGAGGTGGTGGCTGCCCTGAACAAACTGCTCATCCTCCATGCCGATCACGA contains these protein-coding regions:
- the hflK gene encoding FtsH protease activity modulator HflK; this translates as MPMNEQPPWGQKKKPSGPEDVLAQLIQKIRDTFSGKEEGRPQGGSEGPSPVQPAGFLPGAGKLLAIVAAVLLLQGAFSCFYTIKPGEVGVVLRFGQYTRTTQPGLHFKIPYVEDLAKVDVESVRKEEFGFRTRTPGISTTFERKGYDMESLMLTGDKDVIEVAWIVQYKVSDPVNFLFKVRDVAQTVRDASETVTRRIVGNMDFDYVLGNREILAANAKQELQAQMDRLQCGINVVTVQLLDINPPEQVKPAFNEVNEADQDMKRLVNEAEETYNKVIPKARGSAKQIVEEARGYAVERTNRANGETHRFKAVVKEYEGAESVTRQRLYLEAMEEILPQVEHIYVMDRSQQSILPLFDVTRKASPAQPSDTAR
- a CDS encoding citrate synthase yields the protein MSENNNGRTAELIIDGNRFELPLIEGVEGDKAIDIRDLLRDTGYTVFDTGYKNSASCSSTITFLDGKKGILRYRGYAIEDLAEKCLFIEVAYLLLHNKLPNREELESFRTLLEQHALIHEDMIHFFDKFPPNASPMSILSVMVNSLHNFYPEMSADPLENIDMTASRLISKIRTIAAFSYKKSIGQPLVYPRNDLSYCGNFLNMMFNTPVRPYIVLPEVVAALNKLLILHADHEQNCSTSAVRLVGSSGGNLYASISAGINALWGPLHGGANEAVIQMLEAIHKDNNDYKKYIAKAKDKNDPFRLSGFGHRVYRTFDPRGKIIKDACDGILSVLNVQDPLLDIARNLEEIVLNDDYFVSRNLYPNIDFYSGIIYRALGIPTNMFTVMFALGRLPGWIAQWREMREDKETKIYRPRQIYIGFPARKFVSLAERS
- the hflC gene encoding protease modulator HflC, translating into MDKIIRPLVLILLIAAGIAVWDGFFILPEGQQAVITQFGAPVGAPVTKAGLKFKTPFIQVVQYFDKRILVWDGDPNQIPTNDKTFIYMDNTARWRISDPLRFLQAVGNERRATSLLNDILAGTVRDLVNKNDLIEIIRSSDWSPDYMAATVQSRDMVVPPKVGRDKISQMVLDAASKITPQYGIELLDVMFTRVNYIESVRLKVYDRMISERKRIAAEKRSTGEGRKAEILGRVDRELQEITSTAKREATEIRGKADAEAAKIYAQAYSSNPEFFAFQKSLESYRSIIGKNTSLVLSADSDLFRYLERQRMPN